A window of Drosophila miranda strain MSH22 unplaced genomic scaffold, D.miranda_PacBio2.1 Contig_AX1_pilon, whole genome shotgun sequence contains these coding sequences:
- the LOC117195279 gene encoding ERI1 exoribonuclease 2-like: MHPFTYAISVNFVVTCWENQPAQQFRLSEIIEFPAILVNLKTGMVEAEFHKYVMPVESPQLSQYCTSLTGIQQKTVEAGVPLQTALNSFIEWLKKELSARNLVLPKMSMTNPQGNCFFVTWANWDFGICLAKECARKNIRKPTCFNQWIDARAIYKKWYKYRPFSFDNALAHVRLTFQGRAHSGIDDAKNLGNLICKMSRDGAPFSITKDLTPHKELNENRGF, encoded by the coding sequence ATGCATCCTTTTACTTATGCCATATCCGTGAACTTCGTGGTCACCTGCTGGGAAAATCAACCGGCTCAACAATTTAGATTGTCGGAGATAATTGAGTTCCCAGCCATTTTGGTCAATCTGAAAACGGGTATGGTCGAGGCGGAGTTTCACAAGTACGTGATGCCCGTGGAGTCGCCGCAACTGAGCCAATACTGTACCAGTCTGACGGGCATTCAGCAGAAGACTGTGGAGGCGGGAGTGCCACTGCAGACGGCACTCAATTCCTTTATCGAGTGGCTGAAGAAGGAATTGAGCGCCCGCAACCTGGTGCTACCAAAGATGAGTATGACCAATCCACAGGGAAACTGTTTCTTCGTCACCTGGGCGAACTgggactttggaatctgtctTGCCAAGGAGTGCGCACGCAAGAATATACGTAAACCAACCTGCTTCAATCAGTGGATAGACGCGAGGGCCATCTACAAGAAGTGGTACAAGTATCGTCCCTTCAGCTTCGACAATGCCCTGGCCCATGTGAGGCTGACCTTCCAGGGACGTGCTCACTCCGGCATCGATGATGCCAAGAATCTGGGCAATCTCATTTGCAAGATGTCTCGTGATGGAGCCCCCTTTTCGATCACCAAGGATCTGACACCACATAAGGAGCTCAACGAGAACCGTGGCTTCTGA